The sequence below is a genomic window from Streptococcus oralis.
CAGATGACTTGTTCCATCTTTTTGGTTCCAATGAGCGCCATCTTCGTTTGATGGAAGAAGAACTCGATGTGGTGATTCATGCTCGTACGGAGATTGTCCAGGTTTTGGGGGAAGAGACTGCCTGTGAGGAAGCCCGTCAGGTTATCCAGGCTTTGATGGTCTTGGTAAATCGTGGAATGACCATTGGCACGCCAGATGTGGTGACTGCGATTAGTATGGTCAAAAACGATGAAATTGACAAGTTTGTCGCCCTTTACGAAGAAGAAATTATCAAAGACAATACTGGGAAACCGATTCGTGTCAAAACCTTGGGTCAAAAACTTTATGTGGACAGTGTCAAACAGCATGATGTGACCTTTGGAATCGGACCTGCAGGGACAGGGAAGACCTTTCTTGCAGTGACCCTGGCAGTAACTGCCCTTAAACGTGGGCAGGTCAAGCGGATTATCCTTACTCGTCCAGCAGTGGAAGCAGGTGAGAGTCTAGGATTTCTTCCGGGTGATCTCAAGGAGAAGGTGGATCCTTATCTTCGACCAGTTTATGATGCCTTGTACCAGATTCTCGGGAAAGACCAGACGACTCGTCTCATGGAGCGTGAAATTATCGAAATCGCGCCCCTTGCCTACATGCGTGGACGGACCTTGGATGATGCCTTTGTCATTCTTGATGAGGCGCAAAACACGACCATCATGCAGATGAAGATGTTCCTGACTCGTTTAGGATTTAATTCTAAGATGATTGTCAATGGAGATATCAGTCAGATTGACCTGCCACGAAATGTCAAGTCCGGTTTGATTGATGCCCAAGAAAAACTCAAGAACATTCACCAAATCGACTTTGTTCATTTTTCAGCCAAGGATGTGGTTCGCCATCCAGTTGTCGCTCAGATTATCCGAGCTTATGAACCAGCTCCAGTTAAGGTTGAAGAAAGTAACCAAGAAACAGAATAGCAAAAAAGCAGTTCAGATGTGAACTGCTTTTTTTAATGAGTGTCTAGCTTTAAATAAGTTCGTCGATAGACGTGTGCTCTTTATCGAGGCCTTGAGCAACTGGGAGGCTGGTCAAGTAACCTTGATAAGTGGTCACACCTTGACGCAAGCCCTCATCTTCAGCAATTGCTTGTGCGAAACCTTTGCCAGCCAGAGCTTCGATATAAGGAAGAGTGACATTGGTTAGGGCGATGGTTGAAGTACGGGCGACCGCACCAGGGATATTGGCAACGGCATAGTGGAGAACACCGTGTTTCTCATAGACAGGCTCATCGTGCGTTGTCACACGGTCAGCTGTCTCGATAACACCACCTTGGTCAACGGCAACATCAACGATGACAGAGCCTGGACGCATTTGTTTGACCATCTCATCTGTCACCAGTTTTGGTGCCTTGGCACCAGGGATGAGAACCGCTCCAATCACCACATCAGCATCTTTCACACTTGCTTCGATGTTGAATGAATTAGACATAAGAGTTTGAATTTGGTTTCCAAAGACTTCTTCTAGAACCGAGAGACGTTTAGCACTGATATCTAAAATAGTCACTTGAGCACCGAGTCCCAAGGCGATGCGGGCAGCATGTGTACCAACGACACCGCCACCGATGATGGTTACTTTTCCTTTTGGAACACCCGGTACACCACCAAGTAAGACACCAGAGCCACCAGCTTGTTTGGTAAGGAAGTGAGCACCGATTTGAACTGCCATACGACCGGCAACCTCACTCATAGGAACGAGGAGTGGTAGGTGACCTAGGGAGTCACGGACAGTCTCATAGGCAATTCCTGTTGTTTTGGCTGCTAACATGGCATCTGCTAACTCTGGAGCAGCAGCCATGTGCAAGTAGGTGAAGAGGAGCAAATCGTCGCGCAAATAAGCATATTCAGAAGCTAGTGGTTCTTTTACTTTTACGA
It includes:
- a CDS encoding PhoH family protein; this translates as MKEHSIDIQLSHPDDLFHLFGSNERHLRLMEEELDVVIHARTEIVQVLGEETACEEARQVIQALMVLVNRGMTIGTPDVVTAISMVKNDEIDKFVALYEEEIIKDNTGKPIRVKTLGQKLYVDSVKQHDVTFGIGPAGTGKTFLAVTLAVTALKRGQVKRIILTRPAVEAGESLGFLPGDLKEKVDPYLRPVYDALYQILGKDQTTRLMEREIIEIAPLAYMRGRTLDDAFVILDEAQNTTIMQMKMFLTRLGFNSKMIVNGDISQIDLPRNVKSGLIDAQEKLKNIHQIDFVHFSAKDVVRHPVVAQIIRAYEPAPVKVEESNQETE
- the ald gene encoding alanine dehydrogenase, encoding MLIGIPKEIKNNENRVALTPAGVYSLVIRGHRVLIESNAGLGSGFTDADYQKQGAEIVATAAEAWAAELVVKVKEPLASEYAYLRDDLLLFTYLHMAAAPELADAMLAAKTTGIAYETVRDSLGHLPLLVPMSEVAGRMAVQIGAHFLTKQAGGSGVLLGGVPGVPKGKVTIIGGGVVGTHAARIALGLGAQVTILDISAKRLSVLEEVFGNQIQTLMSNSFNIEASVKDADVVIGAVLIPGAKAPKLVTDEMVKQMRPGSVIVDVAVDQGGVIETADRVTTHDEPVYEKHGVLHYAVANIPGAVARTSTIALTNVTLPYIEALAGKGFAQAIAEDEGLRQGVTTYQGYLTSLPVAQGLDKEHTSIDELI